A window from candidate division WOR-3 bacterium encodes these proteins:
- a CDS encoding S8 family peptidase, whose protein sequence is MIAEILFSVNLIVPLGKPDYNLSYKELKREIEIKKEKFLNNFKFLKNNIKIKKTLILSQKILIEIPDSLLKYFEINKVPYSFDHIIPLPKLSPSGSSGSFWHKKFINADTFYKIGIKGKGNVAVIIDTGIDTTHTELKNKLILFKDFVNYGPPSDPLGHGTFVASLIAGDSAGIAPLTKLIVLKVFSELGGLISDIHEAFDYVAELIENGINVKILNGSFGTHPLFDEFFPDLFYLKNKGVFLCFAAGNEGPSSGTTSSPGNYPFVFSSGACDSNSNVTNFSSRGPSPFSHPWSDTIYYFFKEWNFVSPFLIAPGKDIKGAFPLNQYIIADGTSASSPILAGSISLILQYNPFLTPDSLARIFKNNLRRKPFNNYPNYEEGFGFLDLKKIIKVLERKDTLLYSIQNFSLNSKSFPIFQNDTFIVNVSLISNKIFNDSVKIKFLKNPDYIIFDTLFNFYAQDILNFSSRGVLLNYPDNDTLKFNFILTFSNFSKIYEMKVFLSDSLLTIKNKNYEFSISSTGSIGFLSSEQKKGKGFIFKNYGNLLYYGSFAFGNSFNYIVDRFYEKFNIDDRDTRPLKEDKFYFKKENNFYTFKFSDDYSQHPKGNILKVKLKDFDEGFLFILKPENFVEEMYLSSFFDPDILNPLTNFADYDSASRILFTSKQGGPVFGILDIDNSTFCGVLKNEIYTYPYGGLPDSLQYLFMKGDIWDFSKDLGDYSIYISKKVNPLDSLLFFIFAGENFDTLLSKRERILNKLNLSQRNNFRGISRIYPNPFIDPYQKNLKIINYGKGKITFYDLTGRKTYETQILKDGLNVIKLNNFKNSGIYFLRFNDKNKIYKLVYLNLR, encoded by the coding sequence TTGATAGCAGAAATTTTATTTTCTGTTAACTTAATTGTTCCTCTTGGAAAGCCTGATTATAACTTATCCTATAAAGAATTAAAAAGAGAAATTGAGATAAAAAAGGAAAAATTTTTAAATAATTTTAAATTTTTAAAAAATAATATAAAAATTAAAAAAACTCTTATTCTTTCCCAGAAAATTCTTATTGAAATTCCTGATTCTCTTTTAAAATATTTTGAAATTAATAAAGTGCCTTACTCCTTTGACCATATTATACCTCTCCCTAAACTTTCGCCTTCAGGTTCCTCAGGTTCTTTCTGGCACAAAAAATTTATAAATGCGGACACTTTTTATAAAATTGGTATTAAGGGTAAAGGAAATGTAGCTGTCATTATTGATACAGGAATTGATACAACACATACTGAGTTAAAAAATAAATTAATTCTCTTCAAAGATTTTGTAAATTATGGACCACCTTCTGATCCTCTCGGTCATGGAACTTTTGTTGCATCACTTATTGCAGGTGATTCAGCAGGAATTGCTCCTCTAACAAAACTTATTGTTCTAAAGGTTTTTTCAGAGTTAGGTGGGTTAATATCGGATATTCATGAAGCCTTTGATTATGTTGCAGAACTTATTGAAAATGGAATAAATGTAAAAATATTAAATGGCTCTTTTGGAACTCATCCTCTTTTTGATGAATTTTTTCCAGATTTATTCTATTTAAAAAATAAGGGTGTATTTCTTTGTTTTGCAGCAGGAAACGAAGGACCCTCATCAGGGACAACATCCTCTCCGGGTAATTATCCCTTTGTTTTTTCCTCAGGAGCCTGTGATTCAAATTCAAATGTTACTAATTTTTCTTCAAGAGGACCTTCTCCCTTTTCTCATCCTTGGAGTGATACAATTTATTATTTTTTTAAAGAATGGAACTTTGTCTCACCTTTTTTAATTGCACCTGGAAAAGACATAAAGGGTGCTTTTCCTTTAAATCAGTATATAATAGCAGATGGAACAAGTGCCTCTTCACCAATTTTAGCAGGTAGCATTTCCCTTATACTTCAATATAATCCCTTTTTAACACCTGATTCTCTTGCAAGAATTTTTAAAAATAATTTAAGAAGAAAACCTTTTAATAATTATCCCAATTATGAGGAGGGTTTTGGTTTTCTTGATTTAAAAAAAATAATTAAAGTTTTAGAAAGAAAGGATACTCTTTTATACTCAATTCAGAATTTTTCCCTTAATTCAAAAAGTTTTCCCATTTTTCAGAATGACACTTTTATAGTTAATGTATCTTTAATTTCAAATAAGATTTTTAATGACAGTGTAAAAATAAAATTTTTAAAAAACCCGGATTATATTATTTTTGATACTCTTTTTAATTTCTATGCTCAGGATATTTTAAATTTTTCTTCAAGGGGAGTTCTTTTAAATTATCCTGATAATGACACACTTAAATTTAACTTTATACTAACTTTTTCAAATTTCTCAAAAATTTATGAAATGAAAGTTTTTCTTTCTGATTCCCTTTTAACAATAAAAAATAAGAATTATGAGTTTTCCATTTCTTCAACAGGTTCAATTGGATTTTTAAGTTCAGAGCAAAAGAAAGGAAAAGGTTTTATTTTTAAAAATTACGGAAATTTACTTTATTACGGCAGTTTTGCTTTTGGAAATTCTTTTAATTATATTGTTGATAGATTTTATGAAAAATTTAATATAGATGATAGAGATACAAGACCTTTAAAGGAAGATAAATTTTATTTTAAAAAAGAAAATAATTTCTATACCTTTAAATTCAGCGATGATTATTCTCAACATCCAAAGGGAAATATATTGAAGGTAAAATTAAAGGATTTTGATGAAGGTTTTTTATTTATTTTAAAACCTGAAAATTTTGTAGAGGAGATGTATTTGTCTTCCTTTTTTGACCCAGATATTTTAAATCCCCTTACAAATTTTGCAGATTACGACAGTGCTTCAAGAATACTTTTTACTTCAAAACAGGGGGGCCCTGTTTTTGGAATCCTTGATATTGATAATTCTACATTTTGTGGTGTTTTAAAAAATGAAATATACACCTACCCTTATGGAGGACTTCCTGATTCACTCCAATATCTTTTTATGAAGGGAGATATATGGGATTTTAGCAAGGATTTAGGTGATTATTCAATTTATATTTCAAAGAAAGTAAATCCGTTAGATTCTCTTTTATTTTTTATTTTTGCAGGAGAAAATTTTGATACACTTTTATCAAAGAGGGAAAGAATTTTGAATAAATTAAATTTAAGTCAGAGAAATAATTTTAGAGGAATTTCAAGAATCTATCCAAATCCATTTATAGACCCTTATCAAAAAAATTTAAAGATTATAAATTACGGTAAGGGAAAAATAACTTTTTATGATTTAACAGGTAGAAAAACTTATGAAACTCAGATTTTAAAGGATGGTTTAAATGTTATTAAATTAAATAATTTTAAAAATTCAGGTATTTATTTTTTAAGGTTTAATGATAAAAATAAAATTTATAAACTTGTATATCTTAATTTAAGATGA
- a CDS encoding formate--tetrahydrofolate ligase → MKSDIEIAKSIKLFDIKEIAEKIGINENSLYLYGKYKAKIEPEFFKTKERKGKLILVTAMTPTPFGEGKTTVSISLSMAFWKLGKTSIVCLREPSLGPVFGIKGGATGGGYSQVLPMEEINLHFTGDFHAVSSAHNLLSAMLDASIFHGNSLGINPNDILWPRTIDMNDRSLRKVIVGLNPLKNGPLREDGFVITPASEIMAILGLSKNYNELKERISNILLGFTYKKEPVFAKNLKAQGAMAALLKDALKPNLVQTSENTPAIIHTGPFGNIAHGTCSVLAIDLALKLCEYAVVEAGFGSDLGAEKFINIVTRELDTKVDCAVLVVSIRALKYHGGLKKEQLKTENENALIKGFENLKAHINILKNVFGLRTVVAINRFPSDTEREIKKLEELLIEEKVPFSICEGFLKGGEGSKELANKIIEVIENEKENFKRLYDIKSGIKEKIEKISKEVYGANTVIYSENALKKIELCETLNFNDFYICMAKTQYSISDNSKLRGWPKNFELRIDDVRIKSGAKFIVPLCGDILEMPGLPKEPAAINIDIDENGEITGIF, encoded by the coding sequence TTGAAATCTGATATTGAAATTGCTAAATCTATAAAACTCTTTGATATAAAAGAAATTGCTGAAAAAATTGGAATAAACGAAAATTCTCTATATCTTTACGGAAAATATAAGGCTAAAATTGAACCAGAATTTTTTAAAACAAAGGAAAGAAAAGGCAAACTAATCCTTGTAACTGCAATGACTCCAACGCCCTTTGGTGAAGGTAAAACAACTGTTTCAATTTCCCTTTCTATGGCTTTCTGGAAATTGGGAAAAACATCTATCGTCTGTTTAAGGGAACCCTCACTTGGACCTGTTTTTGGAATAAAGGGGGGAGCCACAGGTGGTGGTTATTCCCAGGTTTTACCTATGGAAGAAATAAACCTTCACTTTACAGGAGATTTTCACGCAGTAAGTTCAGCTCATAATTTGCTTTCAGCCATGTTAGATGCTTCAATTTTCCATGGCAACTCTCTTGGAATAAACCCTAACGATATATTATGGCCAAGAACCATTGATATGAATGATAGATCTTTAAGAAAGGTGATAGTAGGACTCAATCCCTTGAAAAATGGACCTTTAAGGGAGGATGGATTTGTAATCACTCCTGCTTCTGAAATAATGGCAATACTTGGACTTTCTAAAAACTATAATGAACTTAAAGAAAGAATTTCAAACATTCTTTTAGGATTTACCTATAAAAAGGAACCGGTTTTTGCAAAAAATTTAAAAGCCCAGGGAGCTATGGCTGCACTTCTAAAAGATGCTTTAAAACCTAACCTTGTTCAAACAAGTGAAAATACACCTGCAATAATACACACAGGACCTTTTGGAAATATAGCTCATGGCACATGTTCAGTTTTAGCAATAGATTTAGCATTAAAACTTTGCGAATACGCAGTTGTAGAAGCAGGATTTGGTTCTGACCTTGGTGCTGAAAAATTCATAAATATTGTAACAAGGGAACTTGATACAAAAGTAGATTGTGCAGTTCTCGTAGTTTCAATAAGAGCATTGAAATATCACGGGGGTCTTAAAAAGGAACAATTAAAAACAGAAAATGAAAACGCCCTAATAAAAGGTTTTGAAAATTTGAAAGCACATATAAATATACTTAAAAATGTATTCGGACTCAGAACAGTGGTGGCTATAAACAGATTTCCTTCTGATACAGAAAGAGAAATAAAAAAACTCGAAGAACTATTAATTGAGGAAAAAGTTCCCTTTTCTATATGTGAAGGTTTCTTAAAAGGGGGAGAAGGTAGTAAAGAATTAGCAAATAAAATTATTGAAGTTATTGAAAATGAAAAAGAAAACTTTAAAAGACTTTATGATATAAAATCAGGAATAAAGGAAAAAATTGAAAAAATATCAAAAGAAGTTTATGGAGCAAACACAGTTATATATTCAGAAAATGCTTTAAAGAAAATAGAACTTTGTGAAACACTTAATTTCAATGATTTTTATATCTGTATGGCAAAAACCCAGTATTCAATCTCAGATAATTCAAAATTAAGGGGATGGCCTAAAAATTTCGAACTTAGAATAGATGATGTAAGAATTAAATCAGGAGCAAAATTCATAGTTCCCCTTTGCGGTGACATACTTGAAATGCCTGGATTACCCAAAGAACCAGCAGCAATTAATATTGATATTGATGAAAATGGAGAAATAACAGGAATATTTTAA
- the hypB gene encoding hydrogenase nickel incorporation protein HypB, with the protein MTKIIREDISIPILKVNEEIAQELREFFNKRKIFVINIISSPGAGKTTFIEKLLSFFEKNKVFILVGDIETERDAKRIREKGGNSYQIVTGGTCHLEAIMIKKSISLIPENTEYLFIENVGNLVCPASYDLGEHLRIIMLSTPEGDDKLPKYPKAFLTGDVILINKIDLLPYLNFDIEKVEEEAKKIKENIKIFKISALKGDNIKEVAEFIKNKREEYFKS; encoded by the coding sequence ATGACAAAAATAATTAGAGAAGATATCTCAATACCAATTTTAAAAGTTAATGAAGAAATTGCTCAGGAGTTAAGAGAATTTTTTAATAAAAGAAAAATATTTGTAATAAATATAATATCTTCACCTGGAGCAGGTAAAACAACTTTCATTGAAAAATTACTTAGCTTTTTTGAAAAAAATAAAGTTTTTATACTCGTTGGAGATATTGAAACTGAAAGAGATGCAAAAAGAATAAGGGAAAAAGGAGGAAATTCCTACCAGATTGTAACAGGCGGAACCTGTCACCTTGAAGCAATTATGATAAAAAAATCTATTTCACTAATACCTGAAAACACAGAATATCTCTTTATTGAAAATGTTGGTAACCTTGTCTGCCCTGCAAGTTATGATTTGGGAGAACATTTAAGAATTATAATGTTATCAACACCTGAGGGTGACGATAAATTACCAAAATATCCTAAAGCCTTTTTAACAGGTGATGTTATATTAATAAATAAAATTGACCTTTTACCATATCTTAACTTTGATATTGAAAAAGTTGAAGAAGAAGCAAAAAAAATTAAAGAAAACATTAAAATTTTCAAAATATCAGCATTAAAAGGAGATAATATAAAAGAAGTAGCAGAATTTATTAAAAATAAAAGAGAAGAATACTTCAAATCTTGA
- a CDS encoding sulfite exporter TauE/SafE family protein, with the protein MVQITGFVLIGLLAGILSGLFGIGGGLIIIPALILFFKMNQHLAQGTSLGALLLPVGILGFLEYWRNGNVHIKGALLIALGLFIGAFFGAYIANIIPTKTLSKLFAIFLIIVALRLFFGK; encoded by the coding sequence ATGGTTCAAATTACAGGTTTTGTTTTAATAGGACTCCTTGCAGGTATTTTGTCTGGATTATTTGGAATAGGAGGAGGGCTTATAATAATACCTGCTTTAATTTTGTTTTTTAAGATGAATCAGCATCTTGCTCAAGGAACTTCCCTTGGTGCTCTCCTTCTTCCTGTGGGTATTTTAGGATTTCTTGAATACTGGAGAAACGGAAATGTTCATATTAAAGGGGCACTTCTTATTGCTCTTGGACTTTTTATAGGTGCTTTTTTTGGTGCCTATATTGCTAATATTATTCCTACCAAAACTCTTTCTAAACTATTTGCCATTTTTCTAATTATAGTTGCATTAAGGCTCTTTTTTGGAAAATAA
- the hypF gene encoding carbamoyltransferase HypF, translating to MKKRFLIKIEGTVQGIGFRPFVYRIAKENKLNGFVKNNPEGVTIEVEGEVKNLNKFLSKLKRDKPPLTTYTLFEIKEIPLKNENEFEILKSEEKGEKIAFILPDIATCEECKREIFDKKNRRYFYPFTNCTNCGPRFSIIQNIPYDRKNTTMKIFEMCPECKEEYENPINRRFHAQPNACPECGPEVFLTDREGNIIEKGEKAIEKTAQFLKKGKIIALKGIGGFQLLTNALSDECVLELRKRKKRDEKPFAIMFKNLEHLKEYAYISSIEKEILLSPQSPILTIKSKKDNKLSKYCAPDNPYIGAILPYTPLHHLLMSKIDFPIICTSGNLSEEPIAYENEEALMRLKDIADYFLMNTRPIERYIDDSVVKIINNKPLVIRRARGYAPLPFIIKKNLPQILALGPYLKNTIAISKFNRIIVSQHIGDLDNEKSFNAFKKVIEDFKKLYEFKPEIIACDAHPEYLSTKYGEELSKNENIPLIKVFHHHAHIASCMIENRIEEEVLGVSWDGTGYGRDGKIWGGEFLICDFKDFKRFASFREFGLLGGDKAIKEPRRSAIGILYEIYGEKIFEMDFEPIKSLTEEEKKIFKSAYEKNLSIFKTTSAGRIFDAVSSLLNLKQKSTFEGQAAMILEWIAENYKGKLKSPYTFEIKKENYYVIDFVPIFEEIISDIKRKKDKSYIAYKFHLTLAEIVKKISQLIDKDKILLSGGVFQNKLLTELIFKKIKNKKIFIHSQIPPNDGGISIGQIKISYHNL from the coding sequence TTGAAGAAAAGATTTTTAATAAAAATAGAAGGAACAGTTCAGGGAATAGGATTTAGACCCTTTGTTTATAGAATTGCAAAGGAAAACAAATTAAATGGATTTGTTAAAAATAATCCTGAAGGAGTTACAATTGAAGTCGAAGGAGAAGTTAAAAACTTAAACAAATTTCTTTCAAAACTTAAAAGGGATAAACCTCCCTTAACAACATATACACTATTTGAAATAAAAGAAATTCCCCTTAAAAATGAAAATGAATTTGAAATTTTAAAATCAGAAGAAAAGGGAGAAAAAATCGCTTTTATTCTACCAGATATTGCAACCTGTGAAGAATGCAAAAGAGAAATTTTTGATAAAAAAAATAGAAGATACTTTTATCCTTTTACAAACTGCACTAATTGTGGTCCAAGGTTCAGTATAATTCAAAATATTCCCTATGATAGAAAAAATACAACAATGAAAATTTTTGAAATGTGTCCTGAATGCAAGGAAGAATACGAAAATCCCATCAATAGAAGATTTCATGCACAACCAAATGCCTGTCCTGAATGCGGTCCAGAAGTTTTTCTTACAGATAGAGAAGGAAATATTATTGAAAAAGGAGAAAAAGCAATAGAAAAAACAGCACAATTTCTAAAGAAGGGAAAAATAATAGCCTTAAAGGGAATTGGCGGATTTCAACTTTTAACAAATGCCTTATCTGATGAATGTGTTTTAGAATTAAGAAAAAGAAAAAAGAGGGACGAAAAACCCTTCGCAATTATGTTTAAAAACCTTGAACATTTAAAAGAATATGCCTATATTTCTTCAATTGAAAAAGAAATACTTTTATCACCTCAATCACCGATTTTAACTATAAAATCAAAAAAAGACAATAAATTATCAAAATATTGTGCTCCAGATAATCCCTATATAGGTGCAATTTTACCTTATACACCCTTACATCACCTTTTAATGAGTAAAATTGATTTTCCAATTATATGCACTTCTGGTAATTTATCAGAAGAACCCATTGCCTATGAAAATGAAGAAGCTCTTATGAGATTAAAAGATATAGCAGATTACTTTTTAATGAATACAAGGCCTATTGAAAGATATATTGACGATTCAGTTGTTAAAATTATTAACAATAAACCTCTCGTAATAAGAAGAGCAAGAGGATATGCCCCCCTTCCTTTTATTATCAAAAAAAACTTACCACAGATACTTGCCCTTGGACCTTACCTTAAAAATACTATCGCAATATCAAAGTTTAACAGAATAATTGTTTCACAACACATAGGAGATTTAGATAATGAAAAATCCTTCAATGCTTTTAAAAAAGTAATAGAAGACTTTAAAAAGCTTTATGAATTTAAACCAGAAATTATTGCCTGTGATGCTCACCCTGAATATCTTTCAACAAAATATGGCGAGGAATTAAGCAAAAATGAAAATATTCCCTTAATAAAAGTTTTCCATCATCATGCTCATATTGCTTCCTGTATGATTGAAAACAGGATTGAAGAAGAGGTTTTAGGAGTTTCCTGGGATGGAACAGGTTATGGAAGAGATGGTAAAATATGGGGTGGTGAATTTTTAATATGTGATTTTAAAGATTTTAAAAGGTTTGCCAGTTTCAGGGAATTCGGCTTACTGGGCGGAGATAAAGCAATAAAGGAACCAAGAAGAAGTGCAATTGGTATTTTATATGAAATTTACGGTGAAAAAATTTTTGAAATGGATTTTGAACCTATTAAAAGTTTAACTGAGGAAGAAAAGAAAATATTTAAAAGTGCTTATGAAAAAAATCTTTCTATTTTTAAAACAACATCTGCTGGTAGAATATTTGATGCAGTTTCTTCACTATTAAACTTAAAACAGAAAAGCACTTTTGAAGGTCAGGCAGCAATGATATTAGAATGGATTGCAGAAAATTATAAAGGAAAATTAAAATCTCCTTACACTTTTGAAATTAAAAAAGAAAATTACTATGTTATTGACTTTGTTCCAATTTTTGAAGAAATTATTTCTGATATTAAAAGAAAAAAGGATAAAAGTTACATTGCTTATAAATTTCATTTAACCCTTGCAGAAATAGTAAAAAAAATAAGCCAGCTTATAGATAAAGATAAAATACTATTAAGTGGAGGTGTATTTCAGAATAAACTTTTAACTGAACTTATTTTTAAAAAAATAAAAAATAAAAAAATTTTTATTCATTCTCAGATACCTCCAAATGATGGAGGTATTTCTATAGGACAGATCAAGATTAGCTATCATAACTTATAG
- a CDS encoding hydrogenase maturation nickel metallochaperone HypA, with translation MHEYSLANNLIELLREQKKEKKAKKILKVELDFGKLSGAEPVLFEEAFEILKKETEFKETELKINLIEPEIKCLKCGKTFNTPYFPFLCPFCENFGGEIIKGDKIFIKSLVIENF, from the coding sequence ATGCACGAATACTCTTTAGCAAATAATCTTATTGAATTACTAAGAGAACAGAAAAAGGAGAAAAAAGCAAAAAAAATCCTTAAGGTAGAACTTGATTTTGGAAAACTTTCAGGAGCAGAACCGGTTCTTTTTGAAGAAGCCTTTGAAATATTAAAAAAAGAAACAGAATTCAAAGAAACAGAATTAAAAATAAACTTAATAGAACCTGAAATTAAATGTTTAAAATGCGGAAAAACTTTTAATACTCCTTATTTTCCCTTTCTATGCCCTTTTTGCGAAAACTTTGGCGGAGAAATAATTAAAGGAGATAAAATTTTTATAAAAAGTTTAGTTATTGAAAATTTTTAA
- a CDS encoding FkbM family methyltransferase: MKFSYNLRDKFLFFLSYLFYKFIVPLEVKRPRTKMFIYEMIYSFYKLIDYKKNFPYFFNDNLIVTKFGKFKIRSKTADAASVSPAYERRDVNFLIKKIDEKIKENKKILFCDIGADIGYYSILIGNKFKRKIKIFSFEPLKESFELLKENININNLSDTIVPLNFALSDSEGEFYINVNILSPGDSSLIYSFDNGVKIKVKTKRLDDILGDYVREFDTVLAKIDVEGFEEKVLTGAKRFLENSKEVILLIEDFINPEIINYLEKNNFKFLCKLTTYNSFWTYKL, encoded by the coding sequence ATGAAGTTTAGTTATAATTTAAGAGATAAATTTTTATTTTTTTTATCTTATTTATTTTATAAGTTTATAGTTCCTTTAGAAGTTAAAAGACCAAGAACAAAGATGTTTATTTATGAAATGATTTATTCCTTTTATAAACTGATTGATTACAAGAAAAATTTCCCTTATTTTTTTAACGATAATTTAATAGTGACAAAATTTGGTAAATTTAAAATAAGAAGCAAAACTGCTGATGCAGCTTCTGTTTCACCTGCTTATGAAAGAAGGGATGTAAATTTTTTAATTAAAAAAATTGATGAAAAAATAAAAGAAAATAAAAAAATTTTATTTTGCGATATAGGTGCTGATATTGGTTACTATTCTATTTTGATAGGTAATAAGTTTAAAAGGAAGATAAAAATTTTTTCCTTTGAACCATTAAAAGAAAGTTTTGAATTATTGAAGGAAAATATTAATATAAATAATCTATCAGATACTATAGTTCCCTTAAATTTTGCTCTATCAGATTCTGAAGGTGAGTTTTACATTAATGTTAATATCTTATCACCTGGTGATAGTTCTTTGATTTATAGTTTTGATAATGGAGTTAAGATTAAAGTAAAAACAAAGAGACTTGATGATATTCTCGGAGATTATGTCAGGGAATTTGATACTGTTCTTGCTAAAATTGATGTAGAGGGTTTTGAAGAGAAAGTTTTAACTGGAGCAAAAAGATTTTTAGAAAATTCAAAAGAAGTAATTTTATTAATAGAAGATTTTATTAATCCTGAAATTATAAACTATCTTGAAAAAAATAATTTTAAATTTTTATGTAAATTAACAACATATAACAGTTTCTGGACCTATAAGTTATGA
- a CDS encoding MoaD/ThiS family protein: MKVKIGKEEKIFKEEIKRVSDIFKKLALNPEEYIVVRKNEVLTEDEILREDDEIELIRVISGGI; encoded by the coding sequence ATGAAAGTTAAAATAGGTAAAGAAGAAAAAATTTTTAAGGAAGAAATAAAAAGGGTTTCGGATATTTTTAAAAAACTTGCTCTTAACCCTGAAGAATATATTGTTGTTAGAAAAAATGAAGTTTTAACTGAAGATGAAATTTTAAGAGAAGATGATGAGATAGAACTTATAAGGGTTATTTCAGGTGGAATTTGA
- a CDS encoding segregation/condensation protein A, giving the protein MTVIIKTSFYYGPLEILLKWLLSKELDPFKIKISVLADEFLNYYLKNHQVSFKDALEFLYALTFFLVYKTHHLFEKFDGEEEEVEKKEEVTISFIEIIEFLNERYEKMSKMYGREGEESLDYDESFDPSLLFSLFTKLIQKLPELKEKLEEIPKIEEKIDYILKELEKNEIIFFSNLILGSKSKIEAIVMFLALLELIRLRKILCIQEKIFDDIIIKKRNEV; this is encoded by the coding sequence ATGACTGTAATTATAAAAACTTCCTTTTATTATGGTCCCCTTGAAATTCTTTTAAAGTGGCTTTTATCAAAGGAACTTGATCCTTTTAAAATTAAAATTTCTGTTTTAGCAGACGAATTTTTAAATTATTACTTGAAAAATCACCAAGTTTCATTTAAAGATGCTCTTGAATTTTTATATGCTTTAACTTTTTTCCTTGTTTATAAAACACACCACCTTTTTGAAAAATTTGATGGTGAAGAAGAAGAGGTGGAAAAAAAAGAGGAAGTTACTATTTCTTTTATCGAAATTATTGAATTTTTAAATGAAAGATATGAGAAGATGTCAAAAATGTATGGAAGGGAAGGGGAAGAGAGTTTAGATTATGATGAGAGTTTTGATCCTTCTCTTTTGTTTTCTCTTTTTACAAAATTAATTCAGAAATTACCAGAATTAAAGGAAAAACTTGAGGAAATACCAAAGATAGAAGAAAAGATTGATTACATACTTAAAGAATTAGAGAAAAATGAAATTATTTTTTTCAGTAATCTCATCTTAGGGTCAAAAAGTAAAATAGAGGCTATTGTTATGTTTCTTGCGCTTCTTGAACTTATAAGATTAAGAAAAATCTTATGTATACAGGAAAAAATTTTTGATGATATAATAATTAAGAAAAGAAATGAAGTTTAG
- a CDS encoding hydrogenase maturation protease → MIRLKTFEKKDLRKKYLILGLGNTIRGDDGIGIYLTKFLEKKFLNLADIISTEEMGLSLIDFLSPYEKAVIIDSIFTGKKDIGEIYIFKQKDFDSKQIKSNHYIGLPEIYKIAKKLKIPFPKELLIIGISVEDPYTIKPELSENLKKKIPEIITKIEKIIRDFLK, encoded by the coding sequence TTGATAAGATTAAAAACTTTTGAAAAAAAAGATTTAAGGAAGAAGTATTTAATTCTTGGACTCGGTAATACAATAAGAGGTGACGATGGAATAGGAATATATTTAACCAAATTTTTAGAAAAAAAATTTTTAAATCTTGCTGACATTATATCCACTGAAGAAATGGGGCTTTCTTTAATTGATTTTCTTTCGCCTTATGAAAAAGCAGTAATAATTGACAGTATTTTCACCGGAAAAAAAGACATAGGAGAAATATACATTTTTAAACAGAAAGATTTTGATTCAAAACAAATAAAAAGTAACCATTACATAGGATTACCTGAAATTTATAAAATTGCAAAAAAATTAAAAATTCCTTTCCCAAAAGAATTGCTTATAATAGGAATTTCTGTTGAAGACCCATATACTATAAAACCAGAACTATCTGAAAACTTAAAGAAAAAAATACCTGAAATTATCACAAAAATTGAAAAAATAATAAGGGATTTTTTAAAATAA
- a CDS encoding HypC/HybG/HupF family hydrogenase formation chaperone — protein sequence MCLGIPGKIINIYEKDGSKFAKVEFGGIKREVCIDLTPEAKEGDYVIVHVGFAIQILDKKEAEESLKTYEDYLKKLEENEISF from the coding sequence ATGTGTCTCGGAATACCAGGTAAGATAATAAACATATATGAGAAAGATGGTTCAAAATTTGCTAAAGTTGAATTTGGAGGAATAAAAAGGGAAGTATGTATTGACCTAACCCCTGAAGCAAAAGAAGGAGATTATGTGATTGTTCATGTTGGTTTTGCTATTCAGATTCTTGATAAAAAAGAAGCGGAAGAAAGTTTAAAAACCTATGAAGATTATTTAAAAAAATTAGAAGAAAATGAAATATCTTTCTGA